TACCGGAGACACTTTGATGGCTTTTGCGACGGGAGGTACAATGCCTTACACCTTTACATGGAGCGAAGGCAGCCAGGGCGCTATTTTGACGGGGGTTGAACCCGGAAACTACAGTTTTACCGTCGAAGACGCAAATGGCTGTTCAGCGGTAATCGAAGATGTTAAATTAAAAGAAAAAACAGGGGCCATCATTCTGGATACCTTTATTGTGAATGGCATTAGCTGTTCCGGAGAAACTGATGCCAATATGACGGCGGTTATTTCCAATGGGTCGGGAGATTATCTTTATCATTTTACGCCAACTTACATCCTCCATACTTCAGCGGATTCCGTTACCAAGTTAAACCTTACCCATAGTGCTGTTTACAGTGTAACCGTTACTGACCTTGGCTCGGGTTGTACGGTTGAATCGGATGAGGTGTCCATTCAGGCTCCGTTGCCATTGACGGTGAGCCAGGATAGTTTTGATTTGGCTATTTGTTTTGGTGGTAATGAAGGAGGGGTGTATATTACTGTTTCCGGCGGTACACCTGAATACTCATTTGCCTGGAACAACCAGGATGGAGTCTTGGTTGGGGAAGAAGAGGATCTGGAAAATATTTCCGCCGGAATTTACACGGTACTGGTCACTGATGCTCACGGGTGTACCGTATTGGTGACAGATTCCAGCATAGTGTATCAAAATCCGCTGATCGTTAATGATTCTACCATCATAACGAATGTAAAATGTCGCGGAGACAGTACAGGCATGATCGATATTAATGTTTCGGGAGGAGTACCTCCTTTTACGTATAAATGGTCTTACGGAGGGGTAACGGATGAGGATTTGTCAGGGGTACCTTTCGGTTCTTATACTGTTACGGTTACAGATGCGGATACCTGTCGGGCTATTTTCCCATTTTTCTCTGTTGGACAACCGCCTACTGGCATTGAGTTGGTCAACCAGGTACTTAGCCCTCCATCTTGTTTTGGTTATCAGGATGGTTCCATTGCTGTTGATATAACAGGGGGAGGTTTTCCCTATAATTTTTATTGGAATTTTAATGGAGAAATTATCCCGGGACAAGTGTCAGATGTTATTGGAAACCTGGGAGACGGGATCTTTGAGCTCGTAGTGACCGATACCATGGATTGCCAGGAGCATTTTGAGTTTGATCTCGCTGAACCTGAAATGCTTGGAATTAGTCTAATCGGCATGCCACCTGATCCTCCGGCGAATGAAGGGAGTGTGATGGCTTCCGTTTCCGGGGGAACACCGGGTTATGCCTATTTTTGGAACACTGGGGATACGACGATGACTATTGAGGTGTCAGAAGTCAATACCTATGCCGTTACCGTAGTTGACGCAAATGGTTGTTCCCTTTCAGACTCTATTTTTTTGGTGCCGACAGGTGAAGCTTTTACCCCATTACAACGGTTTAACCTGTATCCAAACCCTGCAGACAATGGAATATTTGTTGATTTAACATTAAATGCAACAGGAGAAGTCCGGTTGACTTTATTTGATCTGCTGGGAACTATGGTGGAGATGGAATCTGTGGACAATTTTCGGGAAGGAAAACTTGAATTGAATACCACCCAACTTCCTGAAGGAATTTATTTTTTAAAATGCTTTGTAGATGGGGTGTTGGTTAAGGTAAGAGAAATAGGGATTATAAGATAAACGTCAATTCGCCACATTTATCCTGCCGCGACGGGTTCTCAGCAACCTGCCCCCAGGATTTGTAAAAATTTGAATAAGGAAGATCTGTAATATAATAATAGTAGCGGGTTGCGGATTGAAAAATCCGCAACCCGCTACTATTTACCATTCATTATTTTTGATCCCGGCCCATTTTAAAAAAATAGAATGCCCGGATTTTCTTCTTTAAATATTAAAAGTTATTCGGACAGCCAATGCCCCGTCCACCGCTTACACCCTGTAAACGACCAATATTAAAAGAGAGGGTAATATTTCCAAAGAAATACCAGTCATTGTACTGGCCTCCTCTACGGTAGGTAATATCCCCTTCTTCCGGACTTTTTACATTAGGGTTGCTGAATTGTGCGGCGATTTGTCCGTTGCCTTCCAGTACGTCGAGGTAATTGACAGGTGCCCCACTGATATCATCCAGGTGATCCGTGAAAAGTTTGCGACCTGAAAATTCAAAACCAAGGGTCCAACGTTCATCAAAGATCAATTTTATTCCACCCCCTAACGGAATATTGAGTTGTGTTAGCTGATAGGGCGCTGTGTAGGTGGGCAGTCCCTGACCTTCGGTGCCTAACGGCTGCAGGTCAACCCAGGTATCTTCAAGTCTTCCCTGTGGGTTAAACTTAAAAACCCCCACTCCTCCCATAAGGTAAGGTACGACTTCGACCCGTTTGGGGTCACCCATACGAAGAATGTTTAATTCTCCCATCAGTTCCGCTTCGAGCAAATTGGTACGGAAATTCAGTCCGCGTGACGGAATGCCCACGTCAAGGTCATCAGCCGAAAGTTTGGTATAGGAAACGCTAAGCCTTGCTGAAAATAATCGGGAAGTATTAAGTCTTCCGAATACTCCGATTGCCGGTTGGAATTCATTAAGGAAAAGGCCGAATTCTTTTGGGGATATATCGCCGCTATACAAAGATCCACCCAAAATGAGTCCGACTTCTGTCTTTTGGGCCTGGGTAAAAAAGCTTGAAATTAAAAAAAGGAGGATGAATATTTTTTTCATGATTTGACTATTGATAAATTTTTAGGATTAAGATTTTTCAACTTATTTTGTTCAATTATTGTTGCTGTCTAATGAGTAAATGCCTAAAAAGTGATTTACGATTTCCGGCGAATTTATTTATTATAATCCGGGATAAAGCCAAGACGGGGACATTTTACTTCCCCTTTAACGAAAAAACAGGTAAAGTATAGTATTGCAAATTAATAAATTAAAGGCAAAGTAGGTAACCGGTGACAAAAGTAATACTTTATTTTGATTTGATTAATTTGCCTACTTTTGAATTTCTATAATTTAACAGCTTGAATTAAAAGGAACTTATGGAGCGTGAAAAAACCGGCAATCAACCGGAAAAAAAGCCGAAACTGACTAAGGATGGTTTGAAAAAGGCTATGCACCTTTATTCATATGTAATGCCCTATAAATGGCAGTTTATTATAGGAATGGTTCTTTTATCAATAGGGAGTCTTATTTTCCTGGGGATTATGAAGATTCCCGGAGAAATATTGAATATAATTTCCGGGGAACCCCGGTTTGGACTGACCCTCGGCAAATTGTTCTTGCTCCTCTCCGGTTTATTGGTCATCCAAAGTTTGTTTTCCTATTTCAGGGTTAATTTGTTTGCCATAGTTAGTGAAAAGAGTATTGCCAACCTCAGACGGGATCTGTACAAAAAACTCCTGACCCTGGAAATTCCTTTTTTCGAAGAAAGAAGAGTAGGGGAGCTGACGAGCCGGATTTCCAATGATGTAACCCAGGTACAGGGCGTCATGTCGATCACCCTGGCAGAGTTTGTACGACAGATCATTACGCTGATCGGAGGGATTGCCATAATTATTTTCACTATGCCTCGTTTGGCACTTACCATGTTACTGACTTTCCCTTTTGTGGTGGTGGCGGCCATGTTTTTTGGCAAGTTCATCAGAAAACTTATGCGCGAACGGCAGGATAAAATTGCCAAAACGAACGTGGTCGTCGAGGAGACTATGCAAAGTGTCCAGACGGTAAAAGCTTTTACCAACGAGTGGTTTGAATTAAACCGGTTCAATAAGGAACTCAAAGATGCTGTGGACATTTCCCTGCGGGCAGCGAAATTCAGGGGCGTATTTTCGTCTTTTATCATATTGGTAATGTTTGGAGCCTTGTTTTTTATCATGTACGAGGCAGCTTTGCTCGTACAGTCAGGAGAAATGAATAAAAACGGGCTGATTGATTTCGTTATTTACACCGGCGTCATCGGAGGTTCAATAGTCAGCCTGGGCAATTTTTACACCACGATCGTATCTGCAGTCGGGGCGGCCGAGCGCATTTTTGAAATCATGGAAGAGGCGGCGGAGGTCGAGCTGAGCCCGCTGGAACCCCTGAAGCCGGAAGAGCGTTTTTCCGGGGCCATTCGTTTTGAAAATATCAGTTTCGTTTATCCAACGAGGACGGATATCCAGGTACTGAAGGATATTTCGCTGGAAATCAAACCCGGGGAAAGAGTTGCCCTTGTCGGAACCAGCGGTGCCGGAAAGTCTACCATTGTTCAGTTGTTATTGCAGTTTTACAAGCACCAGACCGGAATCATTGAAGTGGATGGAAAAAATATCCGGGAATATCCTCTTTCCAAATATCGACAAAATTTTGCAGTGGTTCCCCAGGAAGTAATACTTTTCGGGGGAACCATCAAAGAAAACATCCTTTACGGTAAACCCAATGCTACAGACGAGGAAGTAATTGAGGCTTCCAAAAAAGCTTATGCCTGGGAGTTTATTCAAAAATTTCCGGAAGGACTGGAAACCATCGTCGGGGAACGTGGCGTAAAATTATCGGGTGGGCAGCGGCAGCGAATTGCTATTGCGCGCGCCATTTTAAAAAATCCGCCCATTTTATTACTGGATGAGGCTACCTCTGCCTTGGATGCTGAATCTGAAAAAGTGGTTCAGGAGGCACTGGAAGCATTAATGGAAAACCGGACTTCCATTATCATTGCCCACCGGTTGGCTACCATCAAGGATGTGGACAGGATCTATGTGCTTGAGCATGGTAAAATCGTAGAACAGGGAACGCATCTTGAACTGTCAACAAAAGAAGGGGGGGCTTACAACAGCCTGGCAAAACTTCAATTTGATTTGGTTTCCTAAATAATCGGGCTGGCAGAAAATGCCATCAAGTAATCATGGCTTTCACTTGTTTTAAGGGCTTCTTTTGGCAGCATGAAGGAAGGGTTGAAAAATTTTGCTTGTTGAAATAATTGGAAGCAAAATGGGAAAATAACAGGCATTATTGGGGGGTACTTTTTAAATCAAAATTTTATACAACAGGATTTTTAAAGATAATTTAT
This sequence is a window from Lewinellaceae bacterium. Protein-coding genes within it:
- a CDS encoding ATP-binding cassette domain-containing protein; the encoded protein is MEREKTGNQPEKKPKLTKDGLKKAMHLYSYVMPYKWQFIIGMVLLSIGSLIFLGIMKIPGEILNIISGEPRFGLTLGKLFLLLSGLLVIQSLFSYFRVNLFAIVSEKSIANLRRDLYKKLLTLEIPFFEERRVGELTSRISNDVTQVQGVMSITLAEFVRQIITLIGGIAIIIFTMPRLALTMLLTFPFVVVAAMFFGKFIRKLMRERQDKIAKTNVVVEETMQSVQTVKAFTNEWFELNRFNKELKDAVDISLRAAKFRGVFSSFIILVMFGALFFIMYEAALLVQSGEMNKNGLIDFVIYTGVIGGSIVSLGNFYTTIVSAVGAAERIFEIMEEAAEVELSPLEPLKPEERFSGAIRFENISFVYPTRTDIQVLKDISLEIKPGERVALVGTSGAGKSTIVQLLLQFYKHQTGIIEVDGKNIREYPLSKYRQNFAVVPQEVILFGGTIKENILYGKPNATDEEVIEASKKAYAWEFIQKFPEGLETIVGERGVKLSGGQRQRIAIARAILKNPPILLLDEATSALDAESEKVVQEALEALMENRTSIIIAHRLATIKDVDRIYVLEHGKIVEQGTHLELSTKEGGAYNSLAKLQFDLVS